A portion of the Candidatus Pristimantibacillus lignocellulolyticus genome contains these proteins:
- a CDS encoding UvrD-helicase domain-containing protein — translation MIDQEARDGILTDNGNIMVSASAGSGKTTIMVKKMAIEIDKIADHRTIAAVTFTVKATQEIKKKASGQVNKPFVVMTNDSFIEHEIIRPFIKDAIGNDYDSNYTIEYGNDYKFQDYDSGLEQLRINKILGSFRDIKKNFNFKLALNVLGSSVAAQEYIKSKYAIVFIDEYQDSDEDMHRFFMFLKNKLNIKLFIVGDSKQAIYLWRGAKENIFQLLVNENFIVYELVKNFRCHKEIENFANIFHNPNYYYKANDDVKNVIIKEYSSNNRSGFSGFVDEFEDLVDQEKLDLKKEITIIANINNDAQRIAELLMEAGYDFVFIPKTPIEDGLPNGNLLWELALFTKNPIYSIYDFIEKTGIDERSQTRIEVYQIIRGLKNNGKLSPEMVSSILSNLASFLGITINIDESEKFYKSISEGKYEMAFQINEKKHKVMTVFASKGLEFDQVISFSKYYKIHENENLQNHYVCITRAKEKFIMFNDNTNYFNYLQEVAIQANILDIKKLVEYKL, via the coding sequence TTGATTGATCAAGAAGCAAGAGATGGTATCTTGACCGATAATGGAAACATAATGGTATCAGCAAGCGCAGGATCCGGAAAGACAACAATAATGGTAAAGAAGATGGCAATTGAAATTGATAAAATAGCCGATCATCGCACAATTGCTGCAGTTACATTTACTGTTAAAGCAACGCAGGAAATTAAAAAAAAAGCATCAGGTCAGGTTAATAAACCTTTTGTTGTTATGACAAATGATTCTTTCATTGAACATGAAATAATTCGACCGTTTATCAAGGATGCTATCGGTAATGATTATGATAGTAATTACACGATTGAATATGGAAATGATTATAAATTTCAAGATTATGATTCGGGATTGGAACAATTAAGAATTAATAAGATTTTAGGTAGTTTTCGAGATATTAAGAAGAACTTTAACTTTAAACTTGCTCTTAATGTTTTAGGATCTTCCGTTGCAGCACAAGAATATATTAAATCAAAATATGCAATTGTTTTCATCGATGAATACCAAGATTCAGACGAGGATATGCATCGATTCTTTATGTTTTTGAAAAATAAACTTAATATTAAGTTGTTTATCGTTGGAGATTCGAAACAAGCAATATATTTATGGAGAGGTGCAAAAGAAAATATCTTTCAATTATTAGTAAATGAAAATTTTATAGTGTATGAACTTGTTAAAAATTTTAGATGTCATAAAGAGATTGAAAACTTTGCAAACATCTTTCATAACCCGAACTACTATTATAAAGCAAATGATGACGTAAAAAATGTGATTATTAAGGAATACAGTAGTAATAACCGCTCCGGTTTTTCAGGTTTTGTAGATGAGTTCGAAGATTTAGTTGATCAAGAAAAATTAGATTTAAAAAAAGAAATCACAATAATTGCAAACATTAATAATGATGCTCAAAGGATAGCTGAGTTATTAATGGAAGCCGGATATGACTTTGTTTTTATTCCTAAAACACCTATCGAAGATGGACTTCCAAATGGGAATCTATTGTGGGAACTTGCTTTATTTACAAAGAATCCTATTTATTCTATATATGATTTTATTGAAAAGACTGGGATTGACGAAAGAAGTCAGACTCGAATTGAAGTTTATCAGATTATAAGAGGACTCAAAAATAATGGTAAGTTATCACCAGAAATGGTGAGTTCAATACTTTCTAACTTAGCGTCATTTTTAGGTATTACTATTAATATCGATGAGTCAGAAAAATTCTACAAGAGTATTAGTGAAGGTAAGTATGAGATGGCTTTTCAAATAAATGAGAAAAAACATAAAGTAATGACTGTATTCGCTTCAAAAGGCTTGGAATTTGATCAGGTCATCAGTTTTTCTAAATATTATAAAATTCATGAAAATGAAAATTTGCAAAATCATTATGTATGTATAACAAGGGCGAAAGAAAAATTCATTATGTTTAATGACAATACAAATTATTTTAATTATCTACAGGAAGTTGCAATACAAGCTAATATTTTGGATATAAAAAAACTTGTTGAATACAAATTATAA
- a CDS encoding HD domain-containing protein codes for MILINKLKIHEEFVGFYLLKELEIKQTNTIPAKDYFDIVLLDSSGEISAKYWDVTAQEKEDIFPMELVKIQGIVQTYREKLQVKVTKIRKAGDDDGISLTDFVKSAPIRSIDLVHTIKNTVNGIIDRDIKTIVLHCVTKVEDKLMEYPAAKTHHHAYFAGLAYHIVRMLEIGDFICKQRPFLNDDLIKAGIILHDIAKPEEMNAQLGIVTEYSNQGKLIGHIVMASNWIVEAAIKYDISLDSNQVLALQHLVLSHHNLGEWGSPVQPQMAEAVALHYIDVLDAKLQMVEDVLDTTSESELWTPIIRGLENKSIFRLKL; via the coding sequence ATTATTCTTATAAATAAACTGAAGATTCACGAAGAGTTTGTAGGCTTTTATTTGTTGAAAGAACTTGAGATAAAACAAACCAATACCATCCCTGCAAAAGACTATTTTGATATTGTACTTTTGGATTCAAGTGGTGAAATTTCGGCAAAGTATTGGGATGTGACCGCACAAGAAAAAGAAGACATTTTTCCTATGGAGTTAGTCAAGATTCAAGGGATCGTTCAAACTTACAGGGAAAAACTTCAAGTAAAAGTTACTAAAATTCGCAAAGCAGGAGATGACGATGGTATTTCTTTAACGGATTTCGTAAAATCGGCACCCATACGTTCGATTGACCTAGTACATACAATTAAGAATACAGTTAACGGAATCATTGATCGGGATATTAAAACTATAGTATTACATTGCGTTACAAAAGTTGAAGATAAGCTGATGGAATATCCAGCAGCTAAAACTCATCATCACGCATATTTTGCCGGGCTAGCATATCATATTGTCCGCATGTTAGAAATCGGGGATTTCATTTGTAAGCAACGACCCTTCTTAAATGACGACTTAATCAAAGCGGGAATAATTCTTCATGACATTGCTAAGCCTGAAGAAATGAATGCACAATTAGGTATTGTTACAGAATACAGTAATCAAGGGAAGCTTATTGGGCATATTGTTATGGCATCAAATTGGATTGTTGAAGCGGCTATAAAATATGACATTTCACTTGATTCTAATCAAGTACTCGCTTTACAGCACTTAGTTCTCTCCCATCATAATTTAGGGGAGTGGGGAAGTCCTGTGCAGCCTCAAATGGCTGAAGCAGTTGCACTTCATTATATTGATGTACTAGATGCTAAGTTACAAATGGTTGAAGATGTCTTAGACACCACATCCGAATCTGAGTTATGGACTCCTATAATCAGAGGTCTAGAGAATAAATCAATATTTCGTTTAAAACTTTAA
- a CDS encoding TniQ family protein, with protein sequence MLINRPQTIYDESLRGYMIRLSESNYNVQETFKLYKATGLYKYNKPKNLMVLDSESDLSELAELSGRDVKQLELLTFQPYLHNVLSVKSATLSYHFDHFGTSMYRSQVCPQCLREHGYMRKIWDLTVVTTCHIHNCKLLDQCLACNKILSPYRKRINFCDCGFDLRGLPDLDSLNFEISKLLHGKLYDIKSKSPNESTFFDNHSFFTCVCLILCFAGVISGEFYKEKRLKYSQPLQDSKMPELVQIVYELFQGWPSNFYCLLDAYRIVKKNNKKVFWKFHNLIFNKLNFPHYKNIQEAYKQYFSKYGDTGYCFVETLTYNNKKFLDLLQINEEDFKKILKPFNGISQSVRKRVVYRQNKNNLNPDDKLVTTQVMMDSLGICIEQVNAFRERGIIQAIRGPEIDGFRKWLFSNKALQQLLNTLNKRVIYKIDDNELLIDIKQAKKIVSTWGLTFCDLIEGILNGEIRTYSRKKDSGLKELRFVKDDIMKFLKKDNMNVNEISRELKVCKKYIYSWTQKGYLISSSLSSGAVVIINKTDYLRFKKTYITGSEALKQQTRVKSVESLVRFLRERDIEPVSGPKVDDGHGYLFKRDELLYYWLSQMREK encoded by the coding sequence GTGCTAATAAATCGTCCACAAACTATTTACGATGAAAGTCTGAGGGGATATATGATCAGATTGTCTGAATCCAACTATAATGTTCAAGAAACCTTTAAATTATATAAAGCAACAGGGCTTTATAAATATAACAAACCTAAAAATTTGATGGTACTTGATTCGGAATCTGATTTGAGTGAGTTGGCTGAATTATCAGGAAGAGACGTTAAACAACTCGAATTATTAACTTTTCAACCCTATTTACATAATGTCCTTTCAGTGAAATCGGCAACATTAAGTTACCATTTTGACCATTTCGGTACGTCTATGTATCGAAGTCAAGTATGCCCTCAATGTCTTAGAGAGCATGGATATATGAGAAAGATTTGGGATCTCACAGTAGTAACAACATGTCACATTCATAATTGTAAGTTGCTTGATCAGTGCCTTGCTTGCAACAAGATATTATCACCTTACCGTAAACGAATCAATTTTTGTGATTGTGGTTTTGATCTCAGAGGACTGCCAGATTTAGATTCACTGAATTTTGAAATAAGTAAACTTCTTCATGGAAAGTTGTATGACATAAAATCGAAGTCACCAAATGAATCAACGTTCTTTGATAATCACTCTTTTTTCACATGTGTATGTTTAATTTTGTGTTTTGCTGGTGTAATTTCAGGTGAATTTTATAAGGAAAAAAGACTCAAATATTCTCAACCGCTGCAAGATTCCAAAATGCCAGAGTTAGTTCAAATCGTATACGAGCTTTTTCAAGGTTGGCCTAGCAATTTTTATTGTTTATTGGATGCATATCGGATTGTAAAGAAAAACAATAAAAAGGTTTTTTGGAAGTTCCATAATTTAATATTTAATAAACTTAATTTTCCACATTATAAAAATATACAAGAAGCATACAAACAGTACTTCTCGAAATATGGAGATACAGGATATTGTTTTGTGGAAACTTTAACTTACAATAACAAAAAGTTTTTGGATTTACTGCAAATTAATGAAGAAGATTTCAAAAAAATATTAAAACCTTTTAATGGTATAAGTCAATCAGTGAGGAAAAGGGTAGTTTATCGTCAAAACAAAAACAATTTGAATCCGGATGACAAATTGGTAACAACACAGGTTATGATGGACAGTCTAGGAATATGTATTGAACAAGTTAATGCATTTAGAGAACGTGGGATTATTCAAGCAATTCGTGGCCCAGAAATAGATGGATTTAGAAAATGGCTATTTTCTAATAAAGCTTTACAACAACTTCTAAATACTCTTAATAAAAGAGTTATTTATAAGATAGATGATAATGAGTTACTGATAGATATAAAACAGGCAAAAAAAATTGTGTCAACTTGGGGATTAACATTTTGCGATTTAATAGAGGGAATTTTGAATGGTGAAATACGAACGTATTCACGAAAAAAAGATAGCGGACTTAAAGAATTAAGATTTGTAAAAGATGATATCATGAAATTTTTAAAAAAAGACAATATGAATGTCAATGAGATTTCAAGAGAGCTGAAAGTTTGTAAAAAATATATTTATTCATGGACACAAAAAGGATATCTGATCTCTAGTTCATTAAGTAGTGGTGCGGTTGTAATAATAAACAAGACAGATTACTTGCGCTTTAAGAAGACATACATAACAGGAAGTGAGGCTTTAAAACAGCAGACACGAGTCAAATCTGTTGAAAGTTTAGTCAGGTTTCTAAGGGAAAGAGACATTGAGCCGGTTTCTGGGCCAAAAGTTGATGATGGACATGGATATCTATTTAAGAGGGATGAACTTCTTTATTATTGGTTAAGCCAGATGAGGGAAAAATAA
- a CDS encoding TnsA endonuclease N-terminal domain-containing protein, with protein MKKQPARRIKPIKGRHYRWKIPLLKNNCMIHCESRLERNFVRLLDFDRDVLQVESQPVGLLYYYKGKNRKYYPDFKVITSDGHVRIIEVKPKSMTQKPENVIKFIIGRMYCELQGWDYHIVTEEQIFRGYFQENLDKLRAMGQEWTEFNDLVYVLHTLQNTGSSTLEMLQSNCNDLDESTFYKCIYKLIYHQKVYTELITEELGEETMVSIQNEEVN; from the coding sequence ATGAAGAAGCAACCCGCCAGACGCATTAAACCTATCAAGGGTAGGCATTATCGATGGAAAATTCCGCTTCTTAAGAACAATTGCATGATTCATTGTGAAAGCCGGTTAGAACGAAATTTCGTTCGTTTGCTTGACTTTGATCGTGATGTGCTACAAGTGGAATCGCAGCCTGTAGGTCTATTATATTATTACAAAGGAAAAAACAGAAAATATTATCCAGATTTCAAAGTCATAACTAGCGATGGACATGTTCGAATAATAGAGGTAAAACCAAAGTCAATGACGCAAAAGCCAGAGAATGTCATCAAATTTATTATTGGCCGTATGTATTGCGAATTGCAAGGCTGGGACTATCATATCGTTACCGAAGAACAGATTTTCCGTGGCTATTTTCAGGAGAATTTAGATAAACTCCGGGCTATGGGCCAGGAATGGACGGAATTCAATGATCTGGTTTATGTTCTTCACACTTTGCAGAATACTGGTTCCTCCACCCTTGAAATGCTTCAATCGAACTGCAATGATCTGGACGAATCAACGTTTTATAAATGTATTTATAAGCTCATTTATCATCAAAAGGTTTATACAGAATTAATAACTGAAGAACTTGGTGAAGAAACTATGGTTTCCATTCAAAATGAAGAGGTGAATTGA
- a CDS encoding transposase family protein codes for MQGFAILPGLRFMWKDREFLVRKNLLHDEIEVTNLSYNLVEIYSVNELLEAWNEEQLIVKRDYSVKEAEVTQHDVDMYSNDEWNVINKRYRILEPILQGEVKPKDYVGYINSLPGDLRTFVSSVSTLYRWKRRWDETHDKRSLLPRDNLKGSKTFKIPIEIQLIIERLLNKYDKEGLDVSNRRIHMEMKEELKKLNETRPEDGKITPCGKATTNRVIQHLRKTYLKDRARHGTVQANLNKYGSTAEVYVERPLQRVEIDWTPLDLFVVDTLNSKKERFHLIHAVDKATGYGLGYELWLGEPNAKAIKQCLLHAMLPKTHIRTLYPRLQHDWTAYGKPEVIVVDNAKVNDAADLEEFFGLIGIEVQFCPVKAGHQKGTIERMFRTMNEKIFHSIPGTSFSDPKMRSLYDSTGKACLTLKALHEIIHITMVDLIANDYSLSRGGTPAFLWEQGLKDCRVHRTLPMQKKDLIMLLSTGIEYRNITNKGIELEGQFFQSTDLMLLLDQMKRKKRDTSVRIRFNPSDMRTIYVFNEESDQYLEAKPVRNSLRKKHIDENHPVHWAQLKYHCHRKNKEYNEFDTTHLVYAYQNVEAIVQNSRKEISQLEKLPDDQRAVEHYKHLSSIQLLHEAQIAPEKLETLKFLGEISPIVEVQSIRTAKRGNGNLKSNDTISQNFASLAVTEVIKATTDLPPLLFEDELDDDWGVTFR; via the coding sequence ATGCAGGGATTTGCTATATTACCAGGACTACGGTTTATGTGGAAGGATAGAGAGTTTCTCGTCAGGAAAAATTTACTTCATGACGAAATTGAAGTGACCAATTTGTCTTACAACTTGGTTGAAATATATTCTGTAAACGAGTTGCTAGAAGCTTGGAACGAAGAGCAGCTAATTGTTAAACGGGATTATTCCGTGAAAGAAGCAGAAGTAACACAACATGATGTCGACATGTATAGCAATGATGAATGGAACGTCATAAATAAACGATATAGGATATTAGAGCCTATCTTACAGGGAGAAGTAAAACCTAAAGATTATGTAGGCTATATTAACTCTCTCCCCGGTGATTTAAGGACATTTGTCTCCTCTGTGTCTACATTATACCGATGGAAGAGACGATGGGATGAAACTCACGATAAACGAAGTTTGTTGCCGCGAGACAATCTGAAGGGATCCAAAACATTTAAGATCCCGATAGAAATACAACTTATCATCGAGAGATTATTGAACAAGTATGATAAAGAGGGACTTGATGTATCCAATCGAAGAATACACATGGAAATGAAGGAGGAACTTAAAAAGCTTAATGAGACTCGACCTGAGGATGGTAAAATCACCCCGTGTGGAAAAGCAACAACCAACCGGGTAATTCAACATCTAAGGAAGACGTACTTAAAGGATCGCGCTAGACATGGTACCGTTCAAGCAAATTTAAATAAATATGGCTCTACAGCTGAAGTATATGTAGAAAGGCCACTTCAGCGGGTGGAAATTGATTGGACCCCACTTGATCTATTTGTAGTCGATACTCTGAATTCCAAGAAGGAACGATTTCATTTAATTCATGCCGTTGATAAAGCAACTGGTTATGGACTAGGATATGAACTGTGGTTGGGAGAACCAAACGCAAAAGCAATAAAGCAGTGTTTACTTCATGCCATGCTGCCCAAAACGCATATTCGAACGTTATATCCAAGACTTCAACACGATTGGACAGCATATGGCAAGCCGGAAGTAATCGTAGTCGATAACGCCAAGGTGAACGATGCAGCGGATTTGGAAGAATTTTTTGGGCTAATTGGTATTGAAGTTCAGTTCTGTCCTGTGAAAGCCGGGCACCAAAAGGGGACAATTGAGCGCATGTTTCGAACCATGAATGAAAAGATTTTCCACAGTATTCCCGGTACCAGCTTTTCAGATCCTAAGATGCGCTCTCTCTATGACTCTACTGGAAAAGCGTGCCTAACGCTTAAGGCACTACATGAAATTATTCATATTACTATGGTTGATCTTATCGCAAATGATTATAGCCTTTCACGTGGGGGAACACCAGCATTCTTATGGGAGCAAGGACTTAAAGACTGTAGAGTGCATAGAACGCTCCCTATGCAAAAGAAGGATCTAATTATGCTATTATCAACCGGAATCGAATATCGAAATATTACGAACAAAGGTATTGAACTGGAAGGCCAATTTTTCCAAAGTACGGATTTGATGCTGTTATTGGATCAAATGAAGCGTAAGAAGAGAGATACAAGTGTCCGGATACGGTTTAACCCTTCGGATATGCGAACAATTTATGTATTTAATGAAGAAAGTGACCAATATCTCGAGGCTAAACCTGTTCGAAACAGTCTACGAAAGAAACATATCGATGAAAATCATCCGGTTCATTGGGCTCAATTGAAATATCATTGTCATCGGAAAAATAAAGAATATAACGAATTTGACACAACGCATTTGGTGTATGCTTATCAGAATGTGGAAGCTATTGTCCAAAACAGTCGGAAAGAAATCTCTCAACTAGAGAAATTACCCGATGATCAGAGAGCCGTTGAACATTATAAGCATCTTTCTTCAATCCAACTACTTCATGAAGCTCAAATAGCTCCGGAGAAACTTGAAACATTAAAATTTTTAGGTGAGATATCACCGATTGTAGAGGTTCAATCTATAAGGACGGCAAAGAGGGGAAATGGGAATTTAAAATCAAATGATACGATTTCTCAGAATTTCGCGAGTTTAGCAGTAACTGAAGTAATCAAAGCAACTACTGATTTACCTCCATTACTTTTCGAAGATGAGTTGGATGATGATTGGGGAGTTACATTTCGTTAA
- a CDS encoding TniB family NTP-binding protein, with protein MKSTTFSSLNGIALTFSEPEYKERIEHVKKIIVRHPQYEEVYNELEEVHITSQGSVQASQLNLSGRTGAGKTTIVKQYVERHPRKLTDTGTIIPVLYVKVPPRLKTPKALASKILGEMGDLFANSGTDEELGRSIVQFVRDCQTEMIILDEFQHLIDRDTLNVLATASDWLKLLTEELNIPVILCGLPESKDIFEYNEQIDGRYPRRIILEPFGFEEQAQQKKFRLFLKKLDGEMPFSEYSNLSDPMLASKIHYVTEGVPRYIKDILIEATKTSLKRGIDYINEDSLHDAFHRLTRSNQRYAINPFGDARFNYFDAIEIKRKKETAFINSQNDNSKRNNKKQTKKTS; from the coding sequence ATGAAATCAACTACATTTAGTTCACTCAATGGAATAGCACTAACTTTCAGTGAACCTGAATATAAAGAAAGAATTGAACATGTTAAGAAAATCATCGTGAGGCATCCGCAATATGAAGAAGTATATAACGAACTCGAGGAAGTGCATATCACTTCGCAGGGATCTGTACAAGCATCACAACTCAATCTAAGTGGCCGGACAGGTGCTGGGAAAACAACCATAGTAAAGCAATACGTAGAGAGGCATCCAAGAAAGTTAACAGATACGGGAACAATCATTCCGGTATTGTATGTAAAGGTTCCGCCTCGATTAAAAACTCCAAAAGCCTTAGCATCAAAAATTTTAGGGGAGATGGGCGATTTATTCGCAAACTCAGGTACTGATGAGGAGTTGGGCAGAAGTATCGTTCAATTTGTTCGTGATTGTCAGACAGAAATGATCATCCTTGATGAATTTCAACATTTGATCGATCGGGATACCCTTAATGTTCTCGCTACGGCATCGGATTGGCTCAAGTTACTTACAGAAGAGTTAAATATTCCAGTTATCTTATGTGGACTACCAGAATCGAAAGATATCTTTGAATATAACGAACAGATAGATGGGAGATATCCGAGAAGAATTATATTGGAACCATTTGGTTTTGAAGAGCAAGCACAACAGAAAAAATTCCGATTATTCTTAAAAAAGCTAGATGGGGAAATGCCATTCTCAGAATATTCGAACCTTAGCGATCCAATGTTAGCATCTAAAATCCATTATGTAACTGAGGGGGTACCACGCTATATTAAAGATATATTAATCGAGGCGACAAAAACTTCATTAAAACGCGGAATTGATTACATAAATGAGGATTCACTTCATGATGCCTTTCATCGGCTAACTCGTTCCAATCAAAGATATGCTATTAATCCATTTGGGGACGCACGATTTAATTACTTTGACGCTATAGAGATCAAAAGAAAAAAAGAGACTGCATTTATTAATTCTCAAAACGACAATTCAAAGCGGAATAACAAGAAGCAAACAAAAAAAACTTCATAA
- a CDS encoding TniQ family protein → MLINRPNRYTDESTSSYLYRLSRANYRPIGVLLAFFRISRAEWLKNMFSDKQLSYIASHINKKSDLYQGTYHNFLNLMGHNNDSHLLSNRMKYCPDCYRENAYHRTIWGFKPITICLRHASRLRDTCPNCQKPVVMDQFMNGFCKQCKYVYHQTKSLSISSDSIEYELQSGLHAALMHEAKMFRNIGGLNLNQFLVLAYHSFHLLEELPSFLNESKKQIRIFHNRRGGMQQNELLAEAYNHVFWMYHDFPYRFHLVLSEFLKKPRRKLYVQKKTFEALFDLEGFDLIKNEYELFWVKELENGTVRKDLSIFKQNQDLLLSKRHLRKEEVKQLTGMSYPKLESLHESGQINIMSRQRGKTTQHFIEKSTIDHLSKEKQNYINKREAAQILGIQRNSISQLVKEGLLDEVQTAFSQQKLILKEEVVSLLRKSRGRLNPIMDGIKYQQVLIKYTVNGLTISKLLKFIHRKVLIPKLLIANGNLSNTWFREEELLRCVEILKQEKQMTNGMYMHDVMHYLKIGESKMKRLMESGQLAPDKVIVWKDGRKRYLFSKSKVAVFKKNMSK, encoded by the coding sequence ATGTTGATTAATAGGCCGAATCGTTATACGGATGAGAGCACGTCTAGTTATTTATATAGATTAAGCAGAGCCAACTATAGACCGATTGGTGTATTGCTAGCATTCTTTAGGATTTCAAGAGCAGAATGGTTAAAGAATATGTTTTCGGACAAACAGCTTTCCTATATTGCATCGCATATTAATAAAAAAAGTGATTTGTATCAGGGAACCTACCATAATTTTCTGAATTTAATGGGCCACAATAACGATTCACATCTGTTGAGCAATCGAATGAAATATTGTCCAGATTGCTATAGAGAGAACGCATATCATAGAACAATTTGGGGTTTTAAACCGATAACGATCTGTTTACGGCACGCTTCAAGATTAAGGGATACTTGCCCAAACTGTCAGAAACCAGTTGTCATGGATCAGTTCATGAACGGCTTTTGCAAGCAGTGTAAATACGTTTACCATCAAACAAAGTCACTATCGATCTCTAGTGACTCAATAGAATATGAACTGCAAAGTGGGCTTCATGCAGCACTAATGCATGAAGCTAAAATGTTTAGAAATATTGGCGGATTAAACCTAAACCAATTCTTAGTTTTGGCCTATCATTCCTTTCACTTGCTGGAAGAATTGCCATCATTCCTCAATGAATCTAAAAAACAGATCAGAATTTTTCATAACCGTCGTGGTGGCATGCAGCAAAATGAATTATTAGCAGAAGCCTATAATCATGTTTTCTGGATGTATCATGACTTTCCATATCGGTTTCATCTCGTCTTATCTGAGTTTTTAAAGAAGCCAAGAAGGAAGCTGTATGTACAGAAGAAAACGTTCGAAGCTTTATTTGATTTAGAAGGTTTTGATTTAATCAAAAATGAATATGAACTATTTTGGGTTAAGGAGTTGGAGAACGGCACTGTTCGAAAGGATCTGTCGATATTTAAACAGAATCAAGATTTATTGCTTTCAAAAAGACATCTACGAAAAGAAGAAGTTAAGCAGCTTACAGGAATGTCTTATCCAAAATTAGAGTCACTTCATGAATCTGGTCAAATTAACATTATGTCACGACAAAGGGGGAAAACTACCCAACATTTTATTGAGAAATCTACTATTGACCATCTGAGTAAGGAGAAACAAAACTACATAAATAAGAGAGAGGCAGCACAAATTTTAGGTATTCAGAGGAATTCTATTTCTCAACTTGTTAAGGAAGGGCTTTTGGATGAAGTTCAAACTGCATTTAGTCAGCAAAAGCTTATTCTGAAGGAAGAGGTAGTAAGTTTATTAAGAAAATCACGAGGAAGGCTAAATCCTATTATGGACGGAATCAAGTATCAACAAGTACTGATTAAGTACACTGTAAACGGATTAACTATTTCGAAGCTATTAAAATTTATTCATCGAAAGGTCTTGATCCCAAAATTATTGATTGCTAATGGAAATTTATCGAACACTTGGTTTCGGGAAGAAGAGTTACTACGATGTGTAGAAATCTTAAAACAAGAAAAGCAAATGACTAATGGGATGTATATGCATGACGTTATGCACTATCTGAAAATTGGAGAAAGTAAGATGAAGAGATTAATGGAAAGCGGGCAACTGGCACCGGACAAAGTAATCGTATGGAAAGACGGTAGAAAACGATATTTATTCAGTAAAAGTAAAGTGGCTGTTTTTAAAAAGAATATGTCTAAGTAG